In the genome of Treponema sp. J25, one region contains:
- the fabZ gene encoding 3-hydroxyacyl-ACP dehydratase FabZ, whose translation MNNSNFEENKTMSFTASQIQQMLPHKYPFLLLDEAYNIIPGESGNGKKLYTLNEWFFQGHFPKEPIVPGVLLVESLAQLTAIVYLSESLNKEKSQDINMDLSQFASRVGYLVKVNVKFMSPVRPGTVLDMSVKIVKKVGSLSLVNVKALQGRTIAVEGELSVSEKENIQL comes from the coding sequence ATGAATAATAGTAATTTTGAAGAGAATAAAACTATGTCTTTCACGGCAAGTCAGATTCAGCAAATGTTACCTCATAAGTATCCTTTTCTTCTTCTTGATGAAGCATATAACATTATTCCAGGGGAAAGTGGTAATGGGAAAAAATTATACACCCTGAACGAGTGGTTTTTTCAAGGACATTTCCCAAAAGAACCCATTGTCCCAGGGGTCCTTTTAGTAGAATCTTTAGCTCAACTTACTGCAATTGTGTATCTTTCAGAATCTCTTAATAAAGAGAAAAGTCAAGACATAAACATGGACTTATCACAATTTGCGTCTAGAGTGGGGTATTTAGTAAAGGTGAATGTAAAATTCATGAGTCCTGTCCGGCCTGGCACTGTTCTTGATATGTCCGTTAAGATAGTGAAAAAAGTTGGAAGTCTTTCTTTGGTAAATGTGAAAGCATTACAAGGAAGAACAATAGCAGTAGAAGGGGAACTTTCAGTTTCGGAAAAAGAAAATATTCAACTTTAA